The sequence below is a genomic window from Rattus rattus isolate New Zealand chromosome 3, Rrattus_CSIRO_v1, whole genome shotgun sequence.
CACTGTAACAGTGTTGTTCCACTTTTCCCCCAAACAGGTCTTGCTTCCTCTAAGCCATACCTGGTCACATTTCTGGAGCAAATAGAGGAGCCTTCAGTTGTGAAGAAAGGAGAGGTTACCACTATGTATTCAGGTATGTCAGAAGGAGGGTATCAGAGAACAGAGTGGAAAACTCTAAGAGCTAACATAAATCCTTTGAGACACAATATTCTAGTATAAatcatcttttttaaatgtttttttttttacttattcaccttacatccagctcactgcccccctcctggtcacctcttcccataattcttcctcCATCTGCCATCCTCTTCTGCTCTAAGCAGGTGGGCatctccctgggtatcccccaccgCCACCCTGACAGTATATGACTCTGTAATGCTAAGTGCTTTCTCTTCCACTAAGTTCAGTCatggcagcccagctagtagaatatattttacatataggCATCAGCTTTCGGGATAGCCTCCTTTCTAATTGTTTAGCATCTATATAACgatcaagttgcacatctgctacatatgaacaAGGAGGTTTAGGTTTAACtggtgtttgttcttttgttggtggttcagactctgacagccccaaggatccagattagttgactctgttggccttcttgtggagttcctattcccttccgAGCCCATCATCTTTCCTCCTATTCatccataagaatccccaagtTCCACCCACGGTTTGGCTttgggtgtctgtatctgagtcagctgctgccTATTAGAAGACAACATGTTCATGTCATCTTTGAAGATCTaatcttctgtctttttctgccAAAGAAAGACATAATCTAACATTTAGGATGCTTTGAGTCTTAttagctttgttttcttctactatGAGATTAACCTACATTTCCCATAACATTGAAAGCACTGTCATTTCTATGTAATCTTTTACttgggtactttttttttaaatatatgtgcatgcatttttttaagaGTGAtgattttttctatcttttttcctgGCTAGCTCCCAAATGAATGAAACAGAGACTTAAGATTTATTTGGTAGGCAGCAGCTTTTGTGATACCCTCCTTTATAATACAGTTACTACGCAATTAATAATTGAGTCTAATCCTTTAAGGTAATCTGGCTAGCTCCATGAATTTTAGTACTGATCTGGCTCTCTGAACTTCAGATGTTTCCTTGATATCTCTCTGGACCCCTTCCTTATATTGAACCCacccccctttcttctcctttttcctcctcctcctctcccacctcctccttgttctccttCTTCCCGGGAGTGTCAGATGTCCAGCATATTCTCTCTTCAGCCTAGGCATTGGCCGATTAACTTTTATTGAGAAGATAGAGCATAAATGGGGAACAATGTTACCTAAATATAAGATGGGAGAATCTTAGACTAAACAATGCAATGCCTTGTCTGGATGGTACAAACATatagggcagagaaatcagcatttgactaataaaatgaataatttttatataatgcaCAAAACAATTATGCCTAAAGATATGCATAAAACTGTCTTGAATCTTTATTTAATGTTACCAAGGAAAGTCTTCTTAAGTTGCCTAACTTTCATAACTTCTAAAACTAAACTCTATACTTAGACTAATTATAGATATATTATAatgtacaatatataaatattatatattcaagTGCCTTCTATCTTAGACTAATTTATACTTAGTTTTTAACTACTCAAaaaatttctgtatttgtttaagggGCTGATTTGTATTTGCGTTTTTCCATTATGGTTTTTCTTAGTTGATAGTAtgctttctttaaatgtttgattttgaTTATTCCTTTGCTTCCTTGTTCTACGTTGTCATAGTCTTGTTCCATTGATGGAAGGATACATGAGTTTCACTTATTCTATGTTTTAAATTAGTCTTCATTGAGTACAGGCATAGAAATTCAAATGTAGCTTATCATTTATATAGACAAATACAAGTATgagtatatgtttttttttaaataatcagtgTAAATATACAGATTTTTATTCTGTTCAATTCTCAACCTTTACTCACCAGGGAAAAAATGTTATACCTGCAAAGACTGTGGGAAAGTTTTTGAGGAGAAAAAAGTATTTCAAAGTCACTACAGACTTCATGTAAGAGTGAAAACCTACAAGTGTGAAGAATGTGGCAAGTCCTTCCGTTTTCCGTCATTACTTTCTAGACACTACAGAgttcatacaggagaaaaaccctaCAAGTGTGAAATATGTGGCAATGGCTTTCCTTATCCTTCAAGGCTTTCCACCCATATGAAaactcatacaggagagaaaccataccAGTGTGAAGTATGTGGGAAGGCCTTCCATGATCCATCAATACTTTCTATGCACAAGAagattcatacaggagagaaaccctacaaatgtgaaGAGTGTGGCAAGACTTTCAGAGCTTCAGCATTACTTTCTAAGCAtaagagaattcatacaggagagaaaccctacaaatgtgaaGAGTGTGGCAAGACTTTCAGAGATTCATCATTACTTTCAGCGCAcaagagaattcatacaggagagaaaccctacaagtgtGAAGTATGTGGCAAGGACTTCTATTATCGATCAAAACttaataaacacaagaaaattcatacagaaaaaaatccCTACAAGTGTGAAGTATGTGGCAAGGCCTTTGATAATCGATCAAGGCTTTCTAACCATATGAAAATTCATACAGAAGAGAAACCATACAAGTGTGAAGTATGTGGCAAGGCCTTCCATTATCTATCCATACTTTCTAAACACAAGATAGTTCATACAGAAGAGAATCCCTACAAGTGTGAAGTATGTGGCAAGGCCTTCGACTATCCATCAAGGCTTTCCAACCATAAgaaaattcatacaggagagaaaccatacaaatGTGAAGTATGTGGAAATGCCTTCTGTTATTCATCATCACTTCGTAAACACAAGATaattcacacaggagagaaaccctacaagtgtAAAGTATGTGACAAGGGCTTCGATTATCGATCGAGACTttacaaacacaagaaaattcaCAGAGGATCAAAACCTTAAAATTATGATGTATCAGTCAGTTCCTTAGAACTTTCCagcttctttctcctcatttGATAACTCATTctggagagaaaccatacaaatGTGAAGAATGTGGAAAAGCCTCCTCTACAAAAGTCGTACCTATATCTACACAAATTAACTCACAATATAGAGaatatttacaaatgaaaaaattatgTCAAAATGCTCAACAATAAATTAGGGATCATCAAAAGAATTCATTTGGAAAGAAACCATACAAATGTAAAAAATGTAGCAAATACTTTAGAAGTTCCATAGCATGATCTGAACACAGAACTCTTCATATTGGAGATACACTCCACATGTAAAGAATGGGGCAAACACTATTATTATCAGTCTTCTTGCCTTAAAGAACATCAAAGAATTCATCTGAGAGAAACCACATAAGTGTGAAGAATGGGATTCTTTTGGACTTACTCAAAATTTGGGAAAAACCTCATAATTCATACTAGGCTGAAATGCCACAAGTGTAAAAAATGTTGCAAACCGTTTAATAAGCATTCTTACATTTTCCAAATCAAGGTAGTTCAAACTGGAgtgaaataatataaatgttaaaatgttcatAAAATTTTAACACTTTTCCAGACCCTAAAAGTTACCAAAAGCTTCATGGTGAATGGAAGCCATATAAGTTTGGGGAACGTGGTAAAGTTTGGAATCATTCATACAATCATGTCAAGAGTGGAGTTGTT
It includes:
- the LOC116896253 gene encoding zinc finger protein 728-like; amino-acid sequence: MYSGKKCYTCKDCGKVFEEKKVFQSHYRLHVRVKTYKCEECGKSFRFPSLLSRHYRVHTGEKPYKCEICGNGFPYPSRLSTHMKTHTGEKPYQCEVCGKAFHDPSILSMHKKIHTGEKPYKCEECGKTFRASALLSKHKRIHTGEKPYKCEECGKTFRDSSLLSAHKRIHTGEKPYKCEVCGKDFYYRSKLNKHKKIHTEKNPYKCEVCGKAFDNRSRLSNHMKIHTEEKPYKCEVCGKAFHYLSILSKHKIVHTEENPYKCEVCGKAFDYPSRLSNHKKIHTGEKPYKCEVCGNAFCYSSSLRKHKIIHTGEKPYKCKVCDKGFDYRSRLYKHKKIHRGSKP